In one window of Mytilus galloprovincialis chromosome 6, xbMytGall1.hap1.1, whole genome shotgun sequence DNA:
- the LOC143080287 gene encoding tetraspanin-9-like encodes MCNPKCSKVALIIINIIFVLLGLGLLIPGILVIINDDGINEKVLPALQTVDFGVSNFGDLAKGLSITLIVMGSFVLVLSLLGGCGACCEAKLLLTIYSIVVVILFIGKLVIVILWIVFKADVENKLKEKMKEGLLEFTTDDLTTNEVSTGWNYLNMNFECCGIDAVTGTGAANNDYTNSAWYTGAGTDELPVSCCPSATSSSYTSTCTFTKSASPSGQHSKGCYNALKDFADKYSIAFICVGVFILLVEVVAVIFACSLCKNIGKDHVV; translated from the exons ATGTGTAACCCAAAGTGCAGTAAAGTTGCCTTGATTATAATCAATATTATATTCGTT TTGCTTGGACTTGGTCTGCTTATCCCAGGAATCTTGGTGATTATAAATGACGATGGAATCAATGAGAAAGTATTACCAGCATTGCAGACGGTCGATTTTGGAGTTTCGAATTTTGGTGACCTTGCCAAAGGACTTTCTATTACACTTATTGTAATGGGCTCTTTTGTTTTGGTTCTATCGTTGTTGGGTGGTTGTGGCGCATGCTGTGAAGCGAAATTACTTTTGACGATA TATTCAATTGTAGTTGTCATTCTGTTCATCGGAAAGTTGGTAATTGTCATATTGTGGATTGTATTCAAAGCTGAC GTAGAAAATAAGTTGAAAGAGAAAATGAAAGAAGGACTTCTGGAATTTACGACCGACGATCTTACTACCAACGAAGTCTCAACCGGATGGAATTACCTGAATATGAAC TTTGAGTGTTGTGGTATTGATGCTGTCACTGGTACAGGAGCGGCCAATAATGATTACACTAACTCAGCATGGTATACAGGAGCTGGAACTGACGAGCTTCCCGTATCCTGTTGTCCATCAGCGACATCGTCTTCATacacaagtacatgtacatttactaAGAGTGCAAGCCCATCTGGACAACATTCAAAG GGTTGTTACAATGCATTGAAGGACTTTGCAGATAAATATTCAATTGCTTTTATATGTGTTGGCGTCTTCATTTTGCTAGTTGAG